A segment of the Candidatus Protochlamydia naegleriophila genome:
GATGTTTTCTAATCCATCCCAATAATCAACGAGTTGCATTAAGGTTTTTTGTTGCGAACGATTCATTTGCATCAAAATGGCGCCAATAGAATTTTGAATGGAAAGTTTCCATTCTTCAGTTTGATCAGAAATGGTGGGATGTTGATGTAGATAAGATAGGATCTGCTGGAGCTTGATAAGTTGAGAAGGAGTCTTAAACTGGTCGAGATGAGCCTCTACTTCCCTTAAAAATAATGGAAGTTCATCGATTGGAAAGGCTTGATTCAATTGAATCGCTGCATGGCTTAAACGACTCAGCTGATCTTCTAATTTTGTCTCGCTTTCAAGATCTAATAGCCATTGCCTCATCTCTTCATGAGTGATGTGCAGGCGCTCGCAAATGGCTCGATTTAATGTCTCTTGATAGTCGCAAAAAGAGCGCTCAAAAGAAGAGTCTTTACATGCAATTGCGAGCAGGTGAAAGAGTTGATCAAGTAAGTCCTGATGGCTCACATCTAATCTGTTTGCTAAATCGGTTAACGTGAAGGGAGCCTGTATCTGCTTCAGCTCTGCTAGAATGGCGTGATAAGGCTCAGGAAGATCTTGAAGCGGTTTTAAGATTTCAACGAGTTTCAGGGCATGATCGAGTACGGCTTGCTTATAGGTTTGACCGATTAATATGCCGCGAGTCGTGGCAAGTGAGCTACCTAATTCTTGAGCGATTGCATTGAGGGAGGGTTTTACCCCATGACGAATAGTTAAGAGAGCCTCAATATTGCTTAAATCACTATTCTCGATTGCTAGGATCTTTTGCCCTACCTGGCCATTTTCTGGCTCTCTTGCTAGGTGCGCCTTTAAATCTTCAAGTCGAGCATACTGATTGAGGTAAAATTGCAGCAGATTCTGCTGATGGAAAACAGGCGTGGAAGGAGATATTTGTTGTAAGGAAAGACTGACGGTTGGAGAAGGAGCGGCAGGCGGCAGCTCTTCATTTTCTTGAACGCGCTGCTCGTTCTCTAAAGGTGGTAGCGAAATGAGAGGGGAATGGAGGCGGATAAAAAGCTCTTGAATGGGAGTCTGCCTAACATGGGCCCTGTTATAGCGTCCAATTTTACCATTGAGGATACGGTAAAAATCGTCAATTCTGTTATTCCTTGGCAAGGCTAGTTGGTCAAATTCAGTGCGATTATCGCGAATATAATGAACGATTGTCTCTAACTGGTAATTTTTTAGCTTTAAAATACGAGTCAAAAACCAAGTCCAAAGACCTTTATGAGCTAGTTGCAAACAAACTCTTCCTTGCTCATCAGTTCCAAGCTTCAATACTGACTCGTCTTTCGATTCAAGAAACTGAAGAATGGGAGGAGAATTGGATAAAGAAAAAGGAACTTGCATTATGCAATCACCGCATCTTAAATTTTTATATTAATAGTATAATGTAAGTTTTATTTAAAATGAAGTGTTAAATAGTTTTTAATTTTCTGCGCTCTAATAAAAAAGTTGATGGATATGCTCAATATACTATTTCTTTGTTAGTGTCTGAAAACTTTGATTTAATTAATATTAATCGGTTTTTGTTTTTAAATAGATATAAAAATTAATAATTGAATTGGATAGTTTGCAGTGAAATTGAATTCTTTTTATGAGCTAAGCAGGTTAACGCAAGAGTTGCAGTTGCTCAACTCCAGCATGGACAGCTCGCAATCAAATACTCTTGAGTATCAATTGATTAATGTTAGGGTTGTTGATCATCGCGAGAAAATACAGGCCATTTGTGGAAAGTACATAGGCAATGCTTTGTTATTTGCAGAGTTGCAAGCCTATTCTACTCAACTCAAAGTCATTCGGTCACTATTGCCGCCGTTGTTAGCCTCGAGTGATAAAGTGATCATTGCAACGCATTTAAAGATTGTTGGCATCATGAAGAAATTAAATGAAGCACAGCTCATTAATAAACTGTCTATCGCCTTTCGGCTAAGCGAAGGAAAGCTCAGAGAGTTAATAGGCAATCCGCCTGAGGGTTTTTTTGCCAAGGCGGCCAATGTGTGTTTCGAGCTGGCAGGCAATAGGCTAATGCAGTTTATTCCTTTAACGCTCGGAGAGGTCAGCTTGATTCACGAGGCTCTATTTGATTCAACCATTAAATCATTTAGTGAAAACAAATTGAGTTCAAATCACTGGAGCTGTCCTCATCCGGCGTATGTTTTTGCAACTCTTCGCAATTTTTTGACGGCTGTGGAGCCGTTTCAATCATGTGATGCGATGCTGAGAAAACTTGATGAGTATGTGGAGAAAAAACCTGACATAAGCAGCGAGATAGCAAAATTTTTGAAGATGCCCAAGTCTTATCAAATCCAGCTATTAGCAGTCATGAAAAGCGAGGCTGAGAAAGGGAGTACCCAGCATCAGATATTTTTAGACAGCTTAGCTCGATACGAGGCCAAATTACTGGCTTTTAGGGATGGGATTAAAGAGCTGCCAATCGTTGATGTAAAAATCATGCGGGAAGGGTCGAGGCACAATAACCAGACGTTTTTTTTAAATGTCGGTGGCAAGACTCATTGGGTTTTTAAGCCCATTTCGGAAAATGAAAAAGGGGAGGAGATTGTGAGGGCCGAATGCACCGTTTCTCGACTTAATTACCATCAACAATTTCCGATCCCATTAACAATCTTGCTCGGAATCAAGGAATGGGTGGGCTCGGCGCAACTATTTGTAGAACATGCGTATACGCAAGCACAGATAGAAGTAGAAAAGTTAGAGATGGAGGAGAATCAACTTCATAGACTTGCCATTTTTGACTTACTTTTCAGTAATAGTGATCGCAATGGTGCAAATTTTCTTTTCCAAAATTTAAGCGGCTTGGCTAGCATAGTTGGCATTGACCACGATAGTTGCCTCATGTTTAAAGAGATTAGGGCTCTACGTTTAGAGTATTTGCAATTTTCTGCCTTTGAGAAACCTCTTAAAGCTGAAATGGAAGACTTATTTTCGCCAGCAGCGATAAATCGCTATAAGCTGATCATGAAAGAGAATGAAGTGTTCACTTTTCAATTTGAGTGGCTCGATTGTGTGGCGAAGCAATTAAAACAAGCTTTAGACGTCAAAACGCCTTTAAAAGATGTGATAGAAAGCCTTCAATCTCATTATGAGGATTATTTCTTACGAAACTGACCTTAGGAGAGAAAAAATGATTCAATGCCTAATCCATCCTTATACATGCCAAATAGTTGCTGAATTAACGCCGGAAAAAGAAGTCATTATTTACGATAAAGCAATGTTGAAAAGCCTCACTTCCAACGGGATTACTGTTACGTCAACATTTAAGAAATTGAATCTTACGGGATGGAGGGTGTATCCTGGAGATGATAAAGAAGTCTTTGCGAAGGCTTTCAAACAATTTTATTTTATACATGGATTGCAGCAGCTGGGCTATACATGGGAAAGTAAGGGTAAGGAAATTCCTATAGAGGAGAGTGTGAAAGCTGTGCTTTATTAGGGCGCGTCATTTAGGCTATGGGCTACCTAGGATGAAGAGTTTAAGATTATTCTTTCCGTAAGAGGAGGATAATTCGATTGTCGTCTTATAAAACAATATAGTAATTTATTTTATTATAAGACAACAGACTCAAAAAGAGGGGTGAAAGAGGGGGGTATGACTAAGATTTTAACGATTTTCTTCTCGTTATTTTGCCTATTTTCATGGGCAGAGATCAAAGTACTCAATTTAAGCGACTATACAGAGGGCAATGCTCAGCAAAAGGCTGTATTCGTTAAGGAGCTGAAAGAGTCTTTGAACCAAGAGGGGTTTTTTGCTCTTAAGACGCCGCTTGTCTCGCAAACAGCCATAGACCGGGCCTATGAATCTGCTGCTGCCTTTTTTTCCCTTCCTGCCCAGGAAAAGGCGCGCTATCAGGGCCTTTTACTCAATAGGGGGTACAAGGGATTTAAACTTGAGCCTAGCCGCAAGGTACCTGACATTCAGGAATATTGGCATGTGGGGCGGGAATTTGTTCAGCCCCAAGATCTTCCCTATACCATAGCACCCAATCTTTGGCCTGCAGTGCCATGCGATTTTAAACCTCACATGCTAGCAGTATATGGTCAATTGGAAGAGGTGGGTAATATTCTTTTACAGGCAATTAGCGAGGCTATGGGAGAAAGGGCTGATTTTTTATTGGCTGAGACGTATCAGGGCGATAGCATTTTGAGAGTCATCCACTACCTTCCAGAAAAGCATGCGGATCTGAATTGGAAAGCACCCCATCGCGATCCAAACCTTTTAACGATTATAGCAGGCATTACGGATCCTGGGCTTGAAATTCAGCAGGCAGACGGATCGTGGCTTGCCATTCAGCAAAAGAGCCCTCTTTTAGTCGTCTCGGCATCGAATATGCTCGAGAATCTTTCCAATGGCCTATTTAAAAGCACACCTCACCGCGTTGTCCAAAAAGAATCTAAGGATCGCTATGCGATGCCTTTTTTCATCCATTTGCGCAAAGATAGTCATTTGGCTCCCCGGCCTGCCTCTATCAAACAAACAGGCGGAGTCGCACGCTATCCTTCTTTAACTGTCGAAAGCGCGTTGCGCGATCACCACTGGTTTGAAAAAGCAAAGAGTCATGAAGGGCAAGAATAAAGAGCGTGCAAGTTCTGAATGGACTCGGAGGGTTCATTAAAGAGCGGATGAGTGTGACTTGGGCCAGCTTATTTGCTCTTTTTAACTCTTGACTCTTGCAAAATCTAGCCCACCGTGCGAACGGTGGGTAAAGGAATCAAAAAATAAAAGAGCGCGGAAGAGAATCGAGCATGACCTATTTAGGACTGCCTAAGGCTTTTATTCTACAGACTCAACAGTTGTGACGATGGCAAATGCCTGAACGCCATCTCCGCATCCAAAATCGGTGAGTCCTTCGCCCGAGGTAGCTGTGACGCCGACTTGGGAAACATCGAGCTTCATGACTCTTGCAATATTTTTTCTCAAGTCTAGGAGGCGATGTTTGAATTTGGGCTTTTTGGCTTCGATGGTGACGGCCACATGAGTTACGCGTTGCCGCCCTAAGGTTTTCATGGCTTCCAGCAGGTAAACCTCGCTATCTGTGATTCCATCTTTTAAGCATAAATCGTCGGCAATGTCGCCTAATATCAAGACTCCTGTTAAAGAGGTGATGGCATTGCAAATGGCGTGAAACACAACATCTCCGTCAGAATTGGCATTAAAGCCTGGAGCATCGTCAAAAATTAAGCCGCCAATAATGCACAGCTTGGAAGAATCAATGGGCAGAAAACGGTGGCTATCTTGGCCGATTCCTGTACGAACAGTCATAAATATCTCCTTAATATGGGTAAAATGTTCTCACATGCTTCCTTTAAAGTGAAAGAGAAAAAATGCTTTTTGCTTTCTAAGAGGATGCTCACATGCTATTTTCCAAGTACTTGTATGAATGAAACCTAAGAAAAACCGCCTAAATAAATAGCACTTATAGTTAACTATAAATGCTTGAAATGGCTATTGTTAAGGATTAGGAGTCGATTTGACATAAACAATTGAGGGATTTGTTCCACCCATCGCGATGAATTGCTGGGTTGAAATGGCAATGCGCCAGCCGTGGAAAGGATCTCGGATAGTGGCTTGGTTAGAGTCTATTTGATCTAAAATAATTGCATGGCCTCCCAATTCTCCATTAGCCGCACAAGCAACTGATCCGTGTTGTTTGATGAAACTTTCCAATTCCGCAATACCGCCTTGAATCATATACAAGGCTGCATCGAGGCCAGCTTCCTTCAGCCATGAGATAAGTTGCGCGTCGGTGGCTAAATTGGTTGATATCAAACTTCGCAAATTACATTGACGTTGATGATCTTCGACCATCATAGCGGCACAGGCTGCAACACAACCTCTTGTCGCTTGCTGCTGAATCATGACCTTGCTATCTGAATAGATGCCAACGGGATAGATGCTAGCTGGAGCGTCCGATCTGGGATCTAAATAACGAATGGTGTTAACAGGAAAAATAGAGAGAAGGTGTGTATCCTGAATGAACTTAGAATTCTGTGAGCCATGTTCACTGAAGGTGGTTGCATATCCTTCTCTATCAACTGGCGTATCCAACCGCGTAAGATCAATCCAGGCGGGGATATTAAAAGAATCGCAGCTAACTACAGGAGGGAATTTTCGTTGTTGAAAAAACCATTTTAAAGCTTCTCCCTTTTCTTGTGCGATTTGTTGCTTGTCAAGCAAATATAGAAAAGTTTGCGCACTCAATGTTCCGATTTTGGAAACAGCTGTTTGCGGTACCCAATCTGGACGTTCTGAGACTAAGTTTGTAGCAATTGGCTCAAGAGGATGCGGAGCATTCCCTTCATTTAAATTTAAAGCCTGTTCTTCAACTTCATTCAAAGACGGTTTTTCTATATCAGCGCTCAAGTTCTCATTAGAGTTTGTTTCTTGAAAAACAGGGTTATAAAAATTATAATAATTTGGTCCAAGTGGATTCATTCATTACCTATTTCTTAGGTCAGGTTTTTAATGTTTTAAAGTAAAAATATTAGCGAGTATGATCTTGTAATTGTCTTTTAAATAAAAGATAAAAAAGGCTTTTTGCCTTGCCATTAAGGGTGTTTTGCAAACTTTATACTGTGATTTATTCATGAAAGCGGTCCATTTAGCCAATACTGATTTTGAATTCGAGCTTGCCAATCTGCATAATCAGCCTTTAGCTCGGCAATGGAGCCGTAACGCCCTTTGCATGCAACTTCAATTTTTGCCTCTTTTATATGCGGCTCAAGGAGATCTCGTGGCTGTCGCAGCTTTTCCGTCGCAGCTCTTTTTAGATGCCCTGCAAAACGTAAGCTGGAGAAAAGGGGTTGAGCTACCCTCTCTTGCTCATCT
Coding sequences within it:
- a CDS encoding cysteine peptidase family C39 domain-containing protein, which encodes MNPLGPNYYNFYNPVFQETNSNENLSADIEKPSLNEVEEQALNLNEGNAPHPLEPIATNLVSERPDWVPQTAVSKIGTLSAQTFLYLLDKQQIAQEKGEALKWFFQQRKFPPVVSCDSFNIPAWIDLTRLDTPVDREGYATTFSEHGSQNSKFIQDTHLLSIFPVNTIRYLDPRSDAPASIYPVGIYSDSKVMIQQQATRGCVAACAAMMVEDHQRQCNLRSLISTNLATDAQLISWLKEAGLDAALYMIQGGIAELESFIKQHGSVACAANGELGGHAIILDQIDSNQATIRDPFHGWRIAISTQQFIAMGGTNPSIVYVKSTPNP
- the ispF gene encoding 2-C-methyl-D-erythritol 2,4-cyclodiphosphate synthase — translated: MTVRTGIGQDSHRFLPIDSSKLCIIGGLIFDDAPGFNANSDGDVVFHAICNAITSLTGVLILGDIADDLCLKDGITDSEVYLLEAMKTLGRQRVTHVAVTIEAKKPKFKHRLLDLRKNIARVMKLDVSQVGVTATSGEGLTDFGCGDGVQAFAIVTTVESVE
- a CDS encoding isopenicillin N synthase family dioxygenase, whose amino-acid sequence is MTKILTIFFSLFCLFSWAEIKVLNLSDYTEGNAQQKAVFVKELKESLNQEGFFALKTPLVSQTAIDRAYESAAAFFSLPAQEKARYQGLLLNRGYKGFKLEPSRKVPDIQEYWHVGREFVQPQDLPYTIAPNLWPAVPCDFKPHMLAVYGQLEEVGNILLQAISEAMGERADFLLAETYQGDSILRVIHYLPEKHADLNWKAPHRDPNLLTIIAGITDPGLEIQQADGSWLAIQQKSPLLVVSASNMLENLSNGLFKSTPHRVVQKESKDRYAMPFFIHLRKDSHLAPRPASIKQTGGVARYPSLTVESALRDHHWFEKAKSHEGQE